A genomic segment from Danio aesculapii chromosome 17, fDanAes4.1, whole genome shotgun sequence encodes:
- the tmem229b gene encoding transmembrane protein 229b has protein sequence MVTMATTVTPEPLTALSRWYLYAIHGYFCEVMFTAAWEFVVNCNWKFPGVTSVWALFIYGTCILIVERMYLCLKDRCNVLLRCIIYTLWTYLWEFGTGFLLRQFNACPWDYSEFKYNFMGLITAEYAVPWFCASFIVERLVIRNTLRLRFDEIAESGQAEERLDRGGGGGGRRGRGARAGATSANGYVKVD, from the coding sequence ATGGTCACAATGGCAACAACTGTAACCCCCGAGCCCCTCACAGCCCTCTCTCGGTGGTACCTCTACGCCATCCACGGCTACTTCTGTGAAGTCATGTTCACTGCCGCCTGGGAGTTCGTAGTGAACTGTAACTGGAAGTTTCCTGGCGTGACCAGCGTGTGGGCGCTCTTCATCTATGGGACCTGCATCCTTATTGTAGAACGCATGTATCTATGTCTGAAGGACCGCTGTAACGTGCTGCTCCGCTGCATCATTTATACCCTCTGGACTTATTTGTGGGAGTTTGGCACTGGTTTTCTGCTACGCCAGTTTAATGCCTGTCCGTGGGACTACTCTGAGTTTAAATATAACTTCATGGGCCTGATCACGGCTGAGTACGCCGTGCCGTGGTTCTGCGCCTCTTTTATCGTTGAGCGTTTAGTGATACGCAACACACTACGGTTGCGATTTGATGAGATTGCTGAATCGGGCCAGGCTGAAGAACGATTGGATAGaggcggaggaggaggagggCGAAGAGGAAGAGGAGCCAGAGCCGGAGCCACCAGCGCAAACGGCTACGTGAAAGTGGATTGA